From Deltaproteobacteria bacterium, one genomic window encodes:
- a CDS encoding ABC transporter substrate-binding protein produces MRRQHTIVTALALALLAGAWSACSPQGDEIVVGEYGSLTGGTATFGTSTHEGVLLALKKINDAGGVLGKQVRVVTEDDQSKPEEAVTAVLKLVKQNQVVAVVGEVASSRSLAAAPVCQSSKIPMLSSASTNPKVTQVGDFIFRACFIDPFQGSTMAKFAVNTLKAHKFAILTDNKNDYSVGLTQFFRETVKKLGGEIVVEESYAEGDIEFKAQLTSIKAAQPDAIYVPGYYTECALIARQAHELGLTATLLGGDGWDSPKTTEIGGKAVEGVYFTNHYSAEEQRPEVQQFLKEYREAYKGKTPDAMAVLGYDAMSMMADALRRAGSTDGTQIRDALAATKDFPGVSGRITIDKDRNAQKAIVVLKIENGAFHFVESIAP; encoded by the coding sequence GTGAGACGTCAGCACACTATAGTGACCGCGCTGGCGCTGGCCCTACTGGCCGGTGCCTGGAGCGCCTGCAGTCCGCAAGGCGATGAGATTGTCGTCGGCGAGTACGGCTCATTGACGGGGGGCACCGCGACCTTCGGGACGTCGACGCACGAAGGTGTGCTGTTGGCGTTGAAGAAGATCAACGACGCGGGCGGCGTGTTGGGCAAGCAGGTGCGCGTGGTCACGGAAGACGATCAAAGCAAGCCGGAAGAAGCCGTCACCGCGGTGCTGAAGCTGGTCAAACAGAACCAGGTCGTCGCTGTGGTCGGCGAAGTCGCCTCCAGCCGCAGCCTCGCCGCCGCGCCGGTGTGTCAGTCGAGCAAGATCCCGATGCTGTCGTCGGCGTCGACCAATCCGAAGGTGACTCAAGTTGGCGACTTCATTTTTCGCGCCTGCTTCATCGATCCGTTTCAAGGCTCGACCATGGCGAAGTTCGCCGTCAACACGCTCAAGGCGCACAAGTTCGCGATTCTCACCGACAACAAGAATGACTACTCGGTCGGGCTGACGCAGTTTTTTCGCGAGACCGTGAAAAAGCTCGGCGGCGAGATCGTGGTGGAAGAGAGCTATGCCGAGGGCGACATCGAGTTCAAAGCTCAGCTCACCTCGATCAAGGCCGCGCAGCCCGACGCCATTTACGTACCCGGCTACTACACCGAGTGCGCGTTGATCGCGCGCCAAGCGCACGAGTTGGGCCTGACCGCCACGCTGTTGGGGGGTGACGGCTGGGACAGTCCGAAGACGACCGAGATCGGGGGTAAGGCGGTCGAGGGCGTGTACTTCACCAATCACTATTCGGCCGAAGAGCAGCGGCCTGAGGTGCAACAGTTTCTCAAGGAGTACCGCGAGGCGTACAAAGGCAAGACGCCCGACGCGATGGCGGTGCTCGGATACGACGCCATGAGCATGATGGCCGATGCGCTGCGGCGCGCGGGCTCGACCGATGGCACGCAGATCCGTGACGCGTTGGCCGCCACCAAGGACTTTCCCGGCGTGAGCGGGCGCATCACCATTGACAAGGACCGCAACGCGCAGAAGGCGATCGTCGTGCTGAAGATAGAGAACGGGGCCTTTCACTTCGTCGAATCGATCGCGCCGTAG
- a CDS encoding branched-chain amino acid ABC transporter permease encodes MDQFIQQLINGLSWGAIYALIALGYTMVYGVLRLINFAHGDVYMVGAMMAYYIAHWLGFAVAPSAAGFVIVMVLSMTACALLGALIELVAYRRLRSQPRSSMLITAIGVSMLLEFGGQRVFGPDPKFFPQLIESHSLFRAGSVVMTNIDALVIVVSLALMIGLRWIVMKTRVGMALRAVSFSYDAAALMGIDVNRVLTLTFMLGSALAAAAGTMVGLRNPKIDPLMGLMPGVKAFVAAVLGGIGNFPGAVVGGLLMGLTETFVSAYLSSTYRDAVAFVILIGVLLVKPTGLFGRVTVEKV; translated from the coding sequence TTGGATCAATTCATCCAACAACTGATCAACGGGCTGTCGTGGGGCGCGATCTATGCGCTGATCGCGCTCGGCTACACGATGGTGTACGGCGTGTTGCGCCTGATCAACTTCGCGCATGGCGACGTGTACATGGTCGGCGCGATGATGGCCTACTACATCGCGCACTGGCTCGGGTTTGCCGTGGCGCCCTCGGCGGCGGGCTTCGTCATCGTGATGGTGCTGTCGATGACGGCGTGCGCGCTGCTCGGCGCGCTGATCGAATTGGTGGCGTACAGGAGGCTGCGCAGCCAGCCCCGTTCGTCGATGCTGATCACGGCGATCGGCGTGTCGATGCTGTTGGAGTTCGGCGGCCAGCGGGTGTTCGGACCCGATCCGAAGTTCTTCCCGCAGCTGATCGAATCGCACTCGCTGTTCCGCGCCGGGAGCGTCGTGATGACCAACATCGATGCGTTGGTGATCGTGGTGTCACTGGCTCTGATGATCGGGCTGCGCTGGATCGTCATGAAGACGCGCGTCGGGATGGCGTTGCGCGCGGTGAGCTTCAGCTACGACGCGGCGGCGCTGATGGGCATCGACGTCAACCGGGTGCTGACGCTCACGTTCATGCTGGGATCGGCGTTGGCGGCGGCGGCCGGCACCATGGTGGGGCTGCGCAATCCCAAGATCGATCCGCTGATGGGCTTGATGCCTGGGGTGAAGGCGTTCGTGGCGGCCGTGCTCGGCGGCATCGGCAATTTTCCCGGCGCGGTTGTCGGCGGGCTGTTGATGGGGCTGACCGAGACGTTCGTGTCGGCGTATCTCAGCTCGACTTATCGCGACGCGGTGGCGTTCGTCATTCTCATCGGCGTCCTGTTGGTGAAACCGACGGGCCTGTTCGGGCGGGTGACGGTGGAGAAGGTCTGA
- a CDS encoding branched-chain amino acid ABC transporter permease, protein MAGLLHLLRRNALVAVIVLAQWPLSMALSRWLNPYYLQIIVYIGINVILAVSLNLINGITGQFSLGHAGFMALGAYVSAAFTLSLGASVAGTTELLVALLIGGFGAAVAGVLVGVPSLRLRGDYLAIVTLGFGEIIRVLILNTNAVGGARGLTGIAPLAGFGSVYGCAVVCVVMLWRLVHSTKGSAFAAIREDEIAAAAMGVDTTRYKVIAFTIGAFWAGVAGGLFAHFIGYIHTNSFTFLKSIEIVVMVVLGGAGSISGAILAAAALTVLPELLRFGAEYRMIIYSLLLIVMMLTRPTGLLGNRELTWRSWKPGTAH, encoded by the coding sequence ATGGCGGGACTGCTGCATCTGCTTCGGCGCAACGCCTTGGTCGCCGTGATCGTGTTGGCGCAGTGGCCGCTGAGCATGGCGCTGTCGCGCTGGCTCAATCCGTACTACCTGCAGATCATCGTCTACATCGGCATCAATGTGATCCTCGCGGTGAGCCTCAATCTCATCAACGGCATCACCGGCCAGTTCTCGCTCGGCCACGCGGGGTTCATGGCGTTGGGTGCGTATGTGAGCGCGGCGTTTACGCTGTCGTTGGGCGCGTCGGTTGCCGGCACGACGGAATTGCTGGTGGCATTGCTGATCGGCGGCTTTGGCGCGGCGGTGGCGGGCGTTCTCGTGGGGGTTCCGTCGTTGCGTTTGCGCGGGGACTATCTCGCCATCGTCACGCTCGGATTTGGCGAGATCATTCGGGTGTTGATTCTGAACACCAACGCGGTCGGCGGCGCGCGCGGGTTGACCGGCATTGCGCCACTCGCGGGCTTCGGCTCGGTGTACGGCTGTGCGGTGGTGTGCGTGGTGATGCTGTGGCGCCTGGTGCACTCGACGAAAGGCAGCGCGTTTGCCGCGATCCGCGAGGACGAGATCGCGGCGGCGGCGATGGGTGTCGACACCACGCGCTACAAGGTCATTGCGTTCACGATCGGCGCGTTCTGGGCGGGCGTGGCCGGTGGCTTGTTCGCGCACTTCATCGGCTACATCCACACCAACTCGTTCACGTTTCTCAAGAGCATCGAAATTGTCGTCATGGTCGTGCTGGGTGGTGCGGGCAGCATCAGCGGCGCGATCCTGGCGGCAGCGGCGCTGACCGTGCTGCCGGAGCTGCTGCGCTTCGGCGCTGAATACCGCATGATCATCTACTCGCTGCTGTTGATTGTGATGATGCTGACGCGGCCGACCGGCTTGCTCGGCAATCGAGAACTGACATGGCGCTCCTGGAAGCCCGGCACTGCTCACTGA
- a CDS encoding ABC transporter ATP-binding protein gives MALLEARHCSLSFGGLKAVSDFSFALDRGELVGLIGPNGAGKTTCFNLITGVYAPDEGEIHFAKESVAGLPTFQINRRGIARTFQGIRLFPNLTVFQNVLVGSSRHASHGLFGAIAQTRAAERESERIAQECLTLLRMVGLEEQRDAIARSLPYGSQRRLEIARALATRPQLLLLDEPAAGMNPPEKVELMEKIRWLRDDLGLGILVIEHDMPLIMEICERITVLDHGETIAVGPPAQIRTDPRVVEAYLGQPARD, from the coding sequence ATGGCGCTCCTGGAAGCCCGGCACTGCTCACTGAGCTTCGGCGGCCTCAAGGCGGTCAGCGATTTCAGTTTCGCGCTCGATCGTGGCGAGTTGGTCGGATTGATCGGCCCCAACGGCGCCGGCAAGACGACCTGCTTTAATCTCATCACCGGGGTGTACGCACCCGACGAGGGCGAAATCCATTTCGCGAAGGAGTCCGTCGCGGGGTTGCCGACGTTTCAGATCAATCGGCGCGGCATCGCCCGTACGTTTCAAGGCATCCGCCTGTTTCCGAATCTGACGGTGTTCCAGAACGTGCTCGTTGGCTCCAGCCGGCATGCGAGCCATGGTTTGTTCGGTGCCATCGCGCAGACCCGCGCGGCCGAGCGCGAGAGCGAGCGGATTGCGCAGGAGTGTCTGACCTTGCTGCGCATGGTGGGGCTGGAGGAGCAACGCGACGCGATTGCGCGCTCGCTGCCGTACGGCTCACAGCGTCGGCTCGAGATTGCGCGCGCGCTGGCGACGCGGCCGCAGCTGCTACTGCTCGACGAGCCGGCGGCGGGGATGAACCCGCCCGAGAAGGTCGAGCTGATGGAAAAAATCCGCTGGCTGCGCGACGACCTCGGCCTCGGTATTCTCGTCATCGAACACGACATGCCCCTGATCATGGAGATCTGCGAACGCATCACCGTGCTCGATCACGGAGAGACCATCGCCGTCGGCCCGCCGGCGCAGATTCGCACCGACCCGAGAGTCGTCGAGGCTTATCTCGGCCAACCGGCCCGCGACTGA
- a CDS encoding ABC transporter ATP-binding protein, with the protein MLEIDKLHVSYGAIHALQGVSVSVAPGEIVTLIGSNGAGKSTLLRCISGLVRGTSGEIVFDKTVRLDRLPAHTIVREGISHVPEGRQVFANLTVRENLELGAYQRKDREEIHETMLRVFELFPVLHERVQQPGATLSGGEQQMLAIGRALMARPQLLLLDEPSLGLAPLVVQKIFEIIREINAQGTTILLVEQNAHMALRVAQRGYVLQAGSIVLEDTGANLLRSPEVRTAYLGE; encoded by the coding sequence TTGTTGGAGATCGACAAACTGCACGTCAGCTACGGGGCGATTCACGCGCTGCAGGGCGTATCCGTCTCGGTCGCGCCGGGTGAGATCGTGACGCTGATCGGCTCGAACGGGGCGGGAAAGAGCACGCTGCTTCGGTGCATCAGCGGGCTGGTGCGCGGGACCTCAGGGGAGATCGTGTTCGACAAGACCGTGCGGCTCGATCGCCTACCGGCGCATACGATCGTCCGCGAAGGCATCAGCCACGTCCCCGAAGGGCGGCAAGTGTTCGCCAACCTCACGGTGCGCGAAAACCTCGAACTGGGTGCGTACCAGCGCAAGGATCGCGAAGAGATTCACGAGACGATGCTGCGCGTGTTCGAGTTGTTCCCGGTCCTGCACGAGCGGGTGCAACAGCCGGGCGCCACCCTGAGCGGAGGCGAGCAGCAGATGCTGGCGATTGGTCGCGCGTTGATGGCGCGACCCCAGCTTCTGTTGCTTGACGAGCCCTCGCTAGGCTTGGCGCCGTTGGTGGTGCAAAAGATCTTCGAGATCATCCGCGAAATCAACGCGCAGGGGACCACAATCCTGCTAGTTGAGCAGAACGCGCACATGGCGCTCCGAGTCGCGCAGCGTGGATACGTGCTGCAGGCCGGTTCGATCGTGCTCGAAGATACCGGGGCGAATCTGCTGCGCAGTCCCGAAGTGCGGACTGCGTATCTTGGGGAGTGA
- a CDS encoding TIGR00730 family Rossman fold protein: MRRLCVFCGSSPGARSVYADAARALSAVLAERAIELVYGGGNVGLMGILADAMLAAGGKVIGVIPEALRGLEVAHEGLPDLRVVGSMHERKALMADLSDGFIALPGGIGTFDELIEITTWSQLGIHGKPIGLLNVARYFDPLLGLLDHAVSERFMRAEHRGLLLVREEPIPLLDAMMAWRAVPPEAKWIDRDQR; the protein is encoded by the coding sequence ATGCGCCGGTTGTGTGTGTTCTGTGGATCGAGTCCGGGCGCACGATCGGTGTATGCGGACGCGGCGCGAGCGCTCAGCGCCGTGCTGGCCGAGCGCGCGATCGAGTTGGTCTACGGCGGTGGCAACGTGGGGCTTATGGGGATCTTGGCTGACGCGATGCTGGCCGCCGGCGGCAAGGTGATCGGGGTCATTCCGGAAGCGCTGCGCGGGCTCGAAGTCGCGCATGAAGGTCTGCCCGACTTGCGGGTGGTCGGCAGCATGCATGAACGCAAGGCGCTGATGGCGGACCTCTCTGACGGATTCATAGCCTTGCCCGGTGGGATCGGAACGTTCGATGAGTTGATCGAGATCACGACCTGGAGCCAACTCGGTATTCACGGAAAACCAATTGGCTTACTGAACGTAGCGCGCTACTTTGATCCCTTGCTGGGATTGCTGGACCACGCCGTCAGCGAACGTTTCATGCGAGCCGAGCATCGCGGCTTATTGCTGGTCCGCGAGGAGCCGATCCCGCTGTTAGATGCAATGATGGCCTGGCGAGCCGTACCACCGGAAGCGAAGTGGATCGATCGGGATCAACGCTGA
- a CDS encoding 5-formyltetrahydrofolate cyclo-ligase, producing MDRSGSTLSDLPAAKAEWRRRLRVRLAAMTDDARVVQSRAICERVVANDVFHTARVVLLYAPMATEVDVTMLWRDAETRGCQTYFPRVVGADQALRFVRVTADSEWCKTMQPFRQPRSKEVVTAREMAEAVIVVPGLGFACSGGRLGRGGGFYDRSLAAPPLSGRGYRIGVAFAEQMVDDLAVGPFDVPMHAVVSAEGTWVTGFPLGRAT from the coding sequence GTGGATCGATCGGGATCAACGCTGAGCGATCTGCCCGCCGCGAAGGCCGAATGGCGTCGGCGGCTGCGCGTGCGTCTCGCGGCGATGACCGACGACGCTCGCGTGGTGCAGAGCCGAGCGATTTGCGAGCGGGTTGTCGCCAATGACGTGTTTCACACGGCTCGCGTTGTGCTCTTGTACGCACCGATGGCAACTGAAGTGGATGTGACCATGCTGTGGCGCGATGCTGAGACCCGGGGATGCCAGACCTATTTTCCGCGCGTGGTGGGCGCCGATCAGGCGCTGCGGTTTGTCCGGGTTACCGCCGACAGCGAATGGTGCAAAACGATGCAACCGTTTCGTCAGCCGCGTTCGAAGGAGGTTGTGACTGCACGCGAGATGGCCGAGGCGGTCATTGTTGTACCCGGGCTTGGCTTCGCGTGCAGCGGTGGGCGGCTCGGACGAGGAGGTGGTTTCTACGACCGGTCGTTGGCTGCGCCGCCCCTCAGCGGTCGTGGCTACCGGATTGGGGTAGCGTTCGCCGAGCAGATGGTCGATGACCTAGCGGTTGGGCCGTTCGACGTTCCCATGCATGCTGTGGTAAGCGCCGAGGGCACGTGGGTCACGGGATTCCCACTCGGACGCGCGACGTGA
- a CDS encoding methionine adenosyltransferase: MMKNDYLFTSESVSEGHPDKLCDMISDSILDALLAQDPNSRVACEALAKTGMVVIAGEITSKANINYPDIVRNTVTEVGYVSSDMGFDGNTCAILTAVDRQSPDISQGVTEGEGLHKEQGAGDQGLMFGYACNETPELMPMPIFIANRLVQRLTDLRKDGALPFVRPDSKSQVTIQYKDRKPVAVTTVVVSTQHTPEVKYETLREAVIEEVIKKIIPKEFLTPQTVYHVNPTGRFVIGGPQGDCGLTGRKIIVDTYGGYGRHGGGAFSGKDPSKVDRSAAYMARYMARNVVASGLADRCEVQVAYAIGVADPVSVLVDTFDTGVVPDDTIAEAIQQSFKLKPAEIIRTLDLKRPIYKKTAAYGHFGRAPEGGFFTWERSDKVDELRRHVR; the protein is encoded by the coding sequence CTGATGAAGAACGACTATTTGTTTACCTCCGAGTCTGTTTCAGAGGGACACCCGGACAAGTTGTGCGACATGATATCGGACAGCATCCTCGATGCGTTGCTAGCCCAGGATCCGAACAGTCGAGTCGCCTGCGAGGCGTTGGCGAAGACCGGCATGGTCGTCATCGCTGGCGAGATCACTTCGAAAGCCAACATCAACTACCCCGACATCGTGCGCAACACGGTTACCGAGGTCGGCTACGTATCTTCGGACATGGGCTTTGACGGCAACACCTGCGCGATCCTGACCGCCGTTGATCGGCAGTCTCCTGACATCTCGCAGGGGGTCACGGAGGGTGAAGGGCTGCATAAGGAACAGGGTGCCGGCGACCAGGGCCTGATGTTCGGCTATGCGTGCAATGAAACCCCCGAGCTGATGCCGATGCCCATCTTCATTGCCAATCGCTTGGTCCAGCGCTTGACCGATCTTCGCAAGGACGGGGCGTTGCCGTTTGTGCGCCCCGACTCCAAGTCGCAGGTGACGATTCAGTACAAGGATCGCAAGCCAGTGGCAGTTACGACCGTGGTGGTCTCCACTCAGCACACACCGGAAGTGAAGTACGAGACCCTGCGCGAGGCGGTGATCGAAGAAGTGATCAAGAAGATCATCCCGAAGGAATTTCTGACACCGCAGACGGTGTACCACGTCAATCCGACCGGACGCTTCGTCATCGGCGGACCACAGGGAGACTGTGGTCTGACCGGCCGCAAGATCATCGTCGATACCTACGGTGGCTATGGGCGCCACGGCGGCGGCGCGTTCTCGGGCAAGGACCCATCGAAGGTAGACCGCAGTGCCGCGTACATGGCCCGATACATGGCCCGCAACGTGGTTGCCTCAGGGTTGGCGGACCGTTGCGAAGTACAGGTGGCATACGCCATTGGGGTCGCGGATCCAGTTTCGGTCTTGGTTGACACGTTCGATACCGGCGTCGTTCCGGATGATACGATTGCCGAGGCGATTCAGCAGTCCTTCAAGCTCAAGCCGGCAGAGATTATCAGAACCTTGGACCTGAAACGCCCCATCTATAAGAAGACTGCAGCTTACGGCCACTTCGGTCGGGCGCCCGAGGGCGGCTTCTTCACTTGGGAGCGGAGTGACAAGGTCGACGAGCTGCGCCGCCATGTGCGGTAG
- a CDS encoding NAD(P)-dependent oxidoreductase, which produces MSTRVVVTGGAGFIGRAVVSELQRRGHGVTVVDDLSKEGAESPRDVRFERIDLTDAARTRAAFEGHDVCVNLAAKIGGIAYFHKFPADILAENDRIYSATFRAAAQLKFRRIVFISSSMVFENASVFPSRETDLLTTPPPVSAYGFSKLSGEYYCRAFYDQFALPYTIIRPFNAYGADELPGDEVGIAHVIPDLIKKALDAGSSDAPLELLGNGDQTRCFTHVRDIARGIVAAMESPAGVNEDFNISTAQETRILDLARMIHERCRPGVPFRVTSAPTFAYDIQRRVPEVSKALSLLNWRAETTLESGLDEVIAAYRARR; this is translated from the coding sequence ATGTCCACCCGTGTCGTAGTCACCGGTGGCGCCGGGTTTATCGGTCGCGCTGTGGTGAGCGAGCTGCAGCGGCGCGGTCACGGTGTGACCGTGGTCGACGACCTCAGCAAAGAGGGCGCCGAGTCGCCCCGTGACGTCCGCTTCGAGCGCATCGATCTAACCGACGCCGCTCGAACGCGCGCGGCGTTTGAGGGCCATGATGTCTGCGTAAACCTCGCCGCTAAAATCGGCGGCATCGCGTACTTCCACAAATTTCCGGCGGACATTCTGGCCGAGAACGACCGAATCTATTCAGCGACCTTCCGTGCCGCCGCTCAACTGAAGTTCCGTCGAATTGTCTTCATCTCCTCCTCGATGGTGTTCGAGAACGCGAGCGTATTTCCCAGCCGTGAGACCGACCTGCTCACGACGCCGCCGCCTGTGAGCGCGTACGGCTTCAGCAAGCTTTCCGGCGAGTACTACTGCCGCGCGTTTTACGATCAGTTCGCACTCCCGTACACGATAATTCGGCCGTTCAATGCGTACGGTGCGGATGAGCTGCCGGGGGACGAAGTTGGCATCGCACACGTCATCCCCGATTTGATCAAGAAGGCGCTCGACGCCGGGAGTTCCGACGCACCCCTGGAGCTTCTCGGCAATGGCGACCAGACCCGTTGCTTCACCCACGTGCGCGACATTGCCCGCGGCATCGTTGCGGCGATGGAATCGCCCGCCGGAGTCAATGAGGACTTCAACATCAGCACCGCACAAGAGACGCGCATCCTCGATCTTGCACGTATGATCCACGAGCGCTGCCGGCCGGGTGTGCCGTTCCGGGTGACATCGGCGCCCACGTTTGCGTACGACATTCAGCGTCGCGTGCCGGAGGTCAGCAAGGCCTTGAGCCTGTTGAACTGGCGCGCAGAGACGACGCTGGAATCCGGCCTCGACGAAGTGATCGCGGCGTACCGAGCCCGGCGATGA
- a CDS encoding nucleotide sugar dehydrogenase, whose translation MSESINVAVVGLGRVGLPLALVFAEHGCRVLGLEVDVARLAALSEGRLPFIEEGADELLARHFGRNFHPSGDPAVITQADVVILTFGTPVDEHMNPAYTQLEGVVEGLLPHFRAGQTLVLRSTVAPGTTKYLRRFIEGRTSLKVGTDFFLAFCPERIAEGRAIPEIGEIPQIVGALDPESGRRAAALFSRIAPQCLPADATAAELAKLFCNMYRYIDFAIGNEFMIIAMQHNANIYDIVDLVNRDYKRAGLKLPGLTGGPCLYKDGFFLVDRVPFADLISTAWKINETVPGFLIERIKRERDLPGLTAVILGLAFKRNIDDNRNSLAYKARKIFAAEGCRTVLHDPHLAPGDVEAVIRAGDIVFVAMNHDVYRDLGRARFRALLKDDAIVCDIWNLFGRGDIIYAKRDLPLE comes from the coding sequence ATGAGTGAATCGATCAACGTTGCTGTGGTCGGACTTGGGCGTGTCGGCCTGCCGCTCGCGCTGGTATTCGCCGAACACGGTTGCCGCGTCCTCGGTTTGGAAGTCGATGTCGCGCGACTCGCCGCGTTGAGCGAAGGCCGTCTGCCGTTCATCGAAGAGGGAGCCGATGAACTGTTGGCGCGCCATTTCGGGCGCAACTTCCATCCCAGTGGCGACCCCGCGGTGATCACGCAGGCCGACGTGGTCATTCTGACGTTCGGCACTCCGGTGGATGAACACATGAACCCGGCGTACACCCAACTCGAGGGCGTCGTGGAGGGATTGCTGCCGCACTTCCGTGCTGGCCAGACCCTCGTGCTCCGCAGCACCGTCGCGCCGGGGACTACGAAGTATTTGCGGCGCTTCATCGAGGGACGGACATCGCTCAAGGTCGGCACCGATTTTTTTCTCGCCTTCTGTCCGGAGCGCATCGCCGAAGGTCGCGCCATCCCGGAGATCGGCGAGATTCCACAGATCGTCGGCGCCCTCGATCCGGAAAGCGGGCGCCGCGCCGCCGCCTTGTTCAGCCGCATTGCGCCCCAATGTTTGCCGGCCGACGCGACCGCTGCGGAGCTCGCCAAGTTGTTCTGCAACATGTACCGCTATATCGATTTCGCGATCGGCAACGAGTTCATGATCATCGCCATGCAGCACAACGCGAACATCTACGACATCGTCGATTTGGTGAACCGTGATTACAAGCGCGCCGGGCTCAAACTCCCAGGTCTCACCGGTGGCCCGTGTCTGTACAAGGACGGGTTCTTCCTGGTCGACCGCGTGCCGTTCGCCGATCTGATCTCGACGGCGTGGAAGATCAACGAGACTGTTCCGGGCTTCCTCATCGAGCGCATCAAGCGCGAACGCGATCTGCCGGGGCTGACCGCCGTGATTCTCGGCCTCGCCTTCAAACGCAACATCGACGACAACCGCAACTCGTTGGCTTACAAGGCCCGCAAGATCTTCGCCGCCGAAGGCTGCCGCACGGTGCTGCACGATCCGCATCTGGCGCCGGGTGACGTCGAGGCGGTGATCCGTGCCGGCGACATCGTGTTCGTCGCGATGAACCACGACGTCTACCGCGATCTCGGCCGCGCGCGCTTTCGCGCCTTGCTCAAGGACGACGCGATCGTGTGCGACATCTGGAACCTCTTCGGGCGCGGTGACATCATCTACGCCAAGCGAGATCTGCCGCTTGAATGA
- a CDS encoding glycosyltransferase family 2 protein, whose amino-acid sequence MVPDLAILIPVYNEGANIRATLEHLYSQVTIPKRVCIVYDFDEDDTVPVVRELQARLPGLELVRNQLGRGALNAIRTGLRQVERGVAVVMMADQSDDLTVLPQMYEKARAGAMVVCASRYSRGGRQVGGPWLKGRLSWFAGWSLHVFAGVPTRDVTNSFKAYRKELFDAVTIESDGGFEIGLELTVKAFALGYRIEEVPCVSNADRPAGTSRFRLWKWLPKYLRWYRYALTHRPGRAR is encoded by the coding sequence CTGGTCCCCGACCTCGCTATTCTGATTCCCGTCTACAACGAGGGCGCGAACATCCGCGCCACGTTGGAGCATCTCTACTCGCAGGTGACGATCCCGAAGCGCGTCTGCATCGTCTATGACTTCGACGAAGACGATACGGTTCCTGTCGTGCGTGAGCTTCAGGCGCGACTCCCGGGACTGGAACTGGTGCGCAACCAGCTTGGCCGCGGCGCCCTCAATGCCATCCGCACTGGTCTGCGACAAGTCGAGCGCGGCGTCGCCGTGGTCATGATGGCCGATCAGTCCGATGATCTGACAGTGCTGCCGCAGATGTATGAGAAGGCTCGTGCCGGCGCGATGGTGGTGTGTGCGTCGCGCTACAGCCGCGGCGGTCGCCAAGTCGGCGGTCCGTGGCTCAAAGGGCGGCTGTCGTGGTTTGCCGGGTGGAGCTTGCACGTGTTTGCAGGGGTGCCAACCCGCGACGTGACAAACTCCTTCAAGGCGTATCGCAAGGAACTTTTCGACGCGGTGACCATCGAGAGCGACGGCGGGTTCGAGATCGGATTAGAACTCACCGTGAAAGCGTTCGCGCTCGGCTACCGCATCGAAGAGGTCCCGTGCGTCTCCAACGCCGACCGCCCGGCGGGGACGTCGCGCTTTCGCTTGTGGAAGTGGTTGCCGAAGTATCTCCGCTGGTACCGCTATGCGCTGACACACCGGCCTGGCCGGGCGCGCTGA